From a region of the Babylonia areolata isolate BAREFJ2019XMU chromosome 21, ASM4173473v1, whole genome shotgun sequence genome:
- the LOC143296055 gene encoding uncharacterized protein LOC143296055, which yields MAGYMSVVGKPHTARERQRILADRKRRLQQSREELERIRESNIDMGLRLEPIRPATRTPHLHSTPSQRMSTTATTTNNNGKHPPTPNSSESSRDFPMHRGVDYFMNNGDQLSMEEMMCRGFSQWLSDNFSTASNSQPGSRPGGEIVVEGAGVGAGGKPAEKAECSPQDVSGTSSTSGGVQLPDIVAERVRKRGRRKDRTLPDTGTSTLQAGAHSNKKVHFAEGLPFIRGSSLQVPPQNTTKQETDSASRPMPTSKAAAAAEGGGGGEGEAGDDGLEEDAEMLEAMLKPPWTAPVMERSLTSMTPRAKNCRPLSMPRIDIVSEIYDELIVKTIQSFLAREGYSEAKFSNLRKKIMARLSATYPHLTAHKAWRAGHKESGHQAEGPGPLPPTETDERTRLRIRPLHQGFFASDHRLDVSGGGEFARESSWLGRLPQPPYSSRQTSDFLRPRWVPVLPMYRSTSCINLNEDEACSGRGPTFMAIDGRHMTFTPREDLPLKTATLPGATSSFRMGPLTLSDDPRPPQTWTHIIPNAIDE from the exons ATGGCTGGTTATATGTCTGTG GTGGGGAAGCCCCACACTGCCAGAGAACGCCAGCGGATCCTGGCAGACCGGAAGCGCCGCCTGCAGCAGAGCCGCGAGGAGCTGGAGAGGATCCGAGAGTCCAACATCGACATGGGCCTGAGGCTGGAGCCCATCCGCCCggccacccgcaccccccacctccacagcaCCCCCAGCCAACGGATGagcaccacagccaccaccaccaacaacaacggcaagcaccctcccacccccaacagcTCCGAGTCCTCGCGGGATTTCCCCATGCACCGTGGGGTGGACTACTTCATGAACAACGGCGACCAGCTGTCCATGGAGGAGATGATGTGTCGCGGCTTCTCCCAGTGGCTCTCCGATAACTTCTCCACCGCCAGCAACTCCCAGCCTGGGAGCCGTCCGGGGGGAGAGATCGTCGTGGAGGGGGCAGGCGTGGGAGCGGGGGGCAAGCCCGCGGAGAAGGCCGAATGCAGTCCCCAGGACGTCAGCGGGACCTCCTCCACCAGCGGCGGCGTGCAGCTGCCGGACATCGTGGCAGAGcgggtgaggaagagagggaggaggaaggacagGACCCTCCCCGACACGGGGACCAGCACCCTGCAGGCTGGGGCCCACAGCAACAAGAAGGTCCACTTTGCTGAGGGTCTGCCCTTCATCAGGGGAAGCAGCCTTCAGGTCCCGCCCCAGAATACCACCAAGCAGGAGACAGATTCAGCTTCCAGACCCATGCCCACgtccaaagcagcagcagcagcagaaggaggaggaggaggagaaggagaagcggGAGATGATGGTCTTGAGGAAGATGCTGAGATGCTGGAGGCCATGCTGAAGCCGCCCTGGACGGCCCCCGTGATGGAGCGGTCCCTGACCTCCATGACGCCCAGGGCCAAGAACTGCCGGCCCCTGTCCATGCCCAGGATTGACATCGTGTCGGAGATCTACGATGAGCTCATCGTCAAGACCATCCAGTCCTTCCTGGCGAG ggaAGGCTACTCCGAAGCAAAGTTCTCTAACCTGCGTAAGAAGATCATGGCCCGGCTGTCAGCCACCTACCCCCACCTGACGGCGCACAAGGCGTGGAGAGCGGGTCACAAGGAGTCCGGGCACCAGGCTGAAGGCCCGGGACCGCTCCCGCCCACGGAAACTGACGAGAGGACCCGACTACGAATTCGGCCCCTTCACCAAGGGTTCTTCGCTTCAGATCACCGGTTGGATGTTAGCGGTGGTGGGGAATTTGCCCGGGAGAGTTCCTGGTTGGGGAGGCTGCCTCAACCTCCATACAGCAGCCGTCAGACCAGCGACTTTTTGCGTCCGCGTTGGGT CCCCGTCCTTCCTATGTACCGCTCCACGTCCTGCATCAACCTCAACGAGGACGAGGCGTGCTCGGGACGTGGCCCCACCTTCATGGCCATCGACGGGCGGCACATGACCTTCACCCCGCGAGAGGACCTGCCCCTCAAGACGGCCACCCTGCCGGGCGCCACCAGCAGCTTCAGGATGGGGCCCCTGACCCTGTCTGATGATCCCCGACCTCCGCAGACATGGACCCACATCATCCCCAACGCCATCGAcgaatag
- the LOC143296502 gene encoding uncharacterized protein LOC143296502: MLNPRFLASGTGSSAMMDGELKKTSVRANRLEKKRFEMMLSAYDSAKRNVAMEMKRSQVDVKRRLKRYKDRQREIHVTKPEPTSTTNADDYMLKQIRRLSQATGGGGHHHHHHTDRSSVVQLTDQNSAAAATDHLPTSTTTSTTTSTTSTSTMGNVTLPALSEVDDDDDNEAEEEEKGDPLALTHVQQRSHQQRSKADLRPYVAWSLHSTGSPDLAPPSSSSSSSPPSRPVSLSSVQLLQLRGGRLGTPSRQVRFLDEEEIEQRCSFHRLLLSRYRHLENRRLQRINDLVGVFCGKATITNTTTTNTTTTTNNTTSTNSITSGSRPPASCPPIPDEGVVTLPPGVPASVHRAMRVKMFPLNSLEQWAKGNAASSSSSSFPHGSNNS, translated from the exons ATGTTGAACCCACGATTCCTTGCTTCCGGAACCGGAAGCAGCGCCATGATGGACGGTGAGCTGAAGAAGACGTCAGTTCGCGCCAACAGACTGGAGAAGAAGCGCTTCGAGATGATGCTGTCAGCCTACGATTCGGCCAAGCGCAACGTTGCCATGGAGATGAAGAGGTCTCAGGTGGACGTCAAGAGACGGCTGAAGAGATACAAAGACCGGCAGCGTGAGATTCACGTCACCAA ACCCGAACCCACGTCCACCACCAACGCAGACGACTACATGCTGAAACAGATCAGACGGCTGAGCCAAGCCACGGGAGGCGgtgggcatcatcatcatcaccacactgaccGCTCCAGTGTTGTCCAGCTGactgaccag AACTCGGCAGCAGCAGCCACTgaccacctccccacctccaccaccacctccaccaccacctccaccacttccACCAGCACCATGGGCAACGTCACCCTGCCCGCCCTCTCCGAagtggacgacgacgacgacaacgaagcagaagaagaggagaagggggacccCCTGGCCCTGACCCACGTGCAGCAGCGCAGTCACCAGCAGAGGTCCAAGGCTGACCTCAGGCCCTATGTGGCCTGGTCCCTGCACAGCACGGGCAGCCCGGACCTCGCtccgccatcctcctcctcctcctcctcccctccgtcCCGGCCTGTCAGCCTCAGCAGTGTGCAGCTTCTGCAG CTGAGGGGGGGCAGGCTGGGGACGCCGTCACGACAGGTGCGCTTCCTGGACGAGGAAGAGATCGAACAGCGCTGCTCCTTCCACCGACTGCTGCTCAGCAGGTACCGTCACCTGGAGAACCGCCGTCTGCAGAGGATCAACGACCTCGTCGGGGTGTTCTGCGGCAAGGccactatcaccaacaccaccaccaccaacaccaccaccaccaccaacaacaccaccagcaccaacagcaTCACCAGCGGCAGCAGACCACCTGCCAGTTGTCCTCCCATCCCTGACGAAGGCGTGGTGACTCTTCCTCCCGGTGTTCCAGCCAGCGTGCACCGGGCCATGAGGGTGAAGATGTTCCCCCTTAACAGCCTGGAGCAGTGGGCCAAAGGCAacgccgcttcttcttcttcttcctcctttccccaTGGCTCCAACAACTCGTGA